The nucleotide window tgtagcgtatgtatgtttttaacctgttttaaataattaatgtctATATTTTAAACCAATTCTCCCCAGTCTCAAGAACTCCACCAATAATGAAGCCTCAGAAAACCAGGAGATCTTCAACCGTGAGACTGTGGTGCAAAAAGTAGCAGAGAATGAATGTGAAGACGGCGAAGGGGAGGACAAGCATGGTCAGCCTCCATCTGAGGCTCCTCAGACCTCTGAAGAGACGTCAGTAGATGACCAACCGCCTGCCCCCTCTTCTCCTCAACCTCCTCCTCGTCCACCTTCTCCATCCTGCTACATGAGGCGTCTCCCCCCGCCTCCTGGCTTTTACTTGCCGAAAGAGCACAACTACGCTCAGCTGTGCCCTCTAGTGTGGCGCAGGCGCTACGACAAAGCCATCGACAGCTTGGAAAAAGCTCTGCGTCTTCTGAGTGCCGCCCGACGGCGGGAGAACCGCCTACGCCACGCGTTACTGCGCCTCAGAGAGAACCGACTCAGAAGTACCCTGTTTCGCACACGAGACGGAGCCAAAGGGAAGGAGGCCCGAGGAGGCAGGTGTTCAAGCTGGGCTGCTCAAAAGGGACAGGGGGCGACCGTGGAGAGAGGTCGCAATCTTGAGGCTTTGGAGGAGAGCGCAGCTGATGAAATAGACCTTCTGGCCGAGGGCTGGACCGGACAGGTGCAGACAAAGGGAAAAGTCACTGGGGAAGAAGAAGAAGGCTGCTGCTTTTATTGCGGAAGAGACAATGAAGGAAACAAAGTAAGTGTGATGTACAAAGAAGCAACTGCAGGACCTGATGAGGCTCTAGGATCCCACACAAGACGTAAGCCTAACAGAATCCAGGAAATCAAAAGGAAAGCCAAAGTGCTCAAAGAACAAAAGTCAGAGACCTCGACGACTGATGTGGCACCTGTGGAGCAACAAAGCTACTATTTGTATTACTGCGAGAGCGCAGAGAACGAGGACATGATGCAGGTGGTCACCATGGAATTGCCCCCGCACCAGCTGAGTACCGAGCAGGAAACCTCTCTCGTGCTCCACAATAATGCTGAAGCAATCCAGCAGCTCGCTCTGCTGCATCCACAGACTGAGATGCAGACTGCGCCCGGGTCCGGGCCTGTTCAATACTCCACATCACTGCAGGAGACGTCTGCGCCATTCCAGCTGCAGCAACTCCAAGTGCTTGAGCCGCACCAGGGACTTCTGCTCTCTGACCTCGCCACAAAGGAAAAGAGCGGCACGGAGCAGGAGCAGCAGTTCTTCTGGGTTCAGGAAGGGACTGATGATCACGTCCTGCTGATGCCGGTTCCTGCCGAAGCGAGGGAAAGCAACGGGGTGGACGTCGAGACTGTGATCGAGACCGTGCAGCCTCAGGTGATACTGGAGAGATATCAGTCAAAGGACACTGAAGAAAGGGACGGACTGGCTGTGAAGTGTGATTCCACTGTGTTGACGGCTATGGCGTGGGAAAACGGTCCGCTCACACACCAGTCGGACCTGAGGCCCACGGCAGACGTCAGAGAGAGACTGAAGGAACATCTAGAGGGGTTTCAGCTTCAGCTCAGCAGCGAGTTTATTGACTGAACCAATCAAAACtacatattttaattagattttttatccTCCACTCACGCACAGACACTTCACTTGGCATTTTTCAAAGACATCAGCATCATTTTCATATTAAGGCCAGTCAtggttaaaatgtattatgttggTATTTTAATTGAAAAGCAAATTGAAATTCAATAAAACTCTTCAGTTACTAAAATGTGTTTGGATATGCAGTTTTTAGTTAAATGGATTCACTAATACAGAAATGCATCATCTGAAATCACAGTTAGACTGTGTTCACAAATGCACActgtaaataattgtaattaagtTTGAAACTTACTCCAACTTATCCTTCCCTGTCTATATACTCACAATTACTGAAGTGCTTTGAAGCAACTGTTCGTTCCCTCAACCGTGAGGATTGAGTTTTCCTTTCATAAAGAACAGACAAATATTATCTCCCTTGTCTTTTTAGAAAGTACTCCAAAGCTTCAAATCAttatctttataattttttttgtcctaCCAAAAGAATTGCAATAACACACATTGCataagtttataaataaaaacataactatTTTTGCACATATTATAAAACTAGTTCATGTTTTACATATGGACATAGTTTAAAATATGTCCAAAAATTGATGGCCTTCCCCTACTGAGTTCCTTTTTATACCATCCAGCTACACTACCTTCAGATGTTTGgaatcagaaagatttttttaagggattaattattttttcagcaaggatgtattaaattgcttGAAAGAAAATGGCGGCACAGCTTTTGTCAgcactgaaaataataacaagatatataatgtttcaccaaatcatcatattagaatgatttctgaaggaggatgtgacatgagtaatgatgctgaaaattcagctttgcatcaccggaaataaaataaattcagattGTAACATCATCAAATAAATGTCTGCTAGgggaacataagagacttctttcaaaacatttaaaacattgtgTTTGGGCAATAATTTTGAGGGGGGGAAACAGTTTTGCGAATATAGATTAGGGGGACTTTATTTTCAGGTGACTGTTTTAAGACTTTTGAAGATATATGTTGAATTAATTGATCTTCAGTTTATTCTTCTTTAAATTAAAGAAGGCTGATGCAGGGGGCAACCATGGGCACTCCAGGAAATGTCAATTAAACATAGTACTGAGTGCTCCAAATAACAACACCATGATACTTTTGGGCGGGGGTTAGCTGAGTAATTGGAAGTGGAGTTTGATTCTGTCACTTTAGGATTCTGTGAATGCGTATCTCTATAATGTTCACCTGTGCTGGctgaaaataaattgtaaaagcCTTTTGTAAGgctcaaaatgcatttttattcgaAATGCAGCGTTTCCATCACTAGATTATTATGCGACACTTCAAAATGTTCTGTTTACGTAATTTGTAAACTGTGCTGGATTGGCCTTCGGGGGGCGCAGTGCGATAGAGGCgagaaaatgcattttaaaaacctacaaaaaaaagtcattacAAAGAGATCCAGGAATCCATTAAAAGAGGTTTTGATGATGGTACGTGATTAATTGTCCATTTGTAAATTTCTAATTAGGCAATGTTGATGTCTTTTAATTTAGAGGGGACAAATGCTTTGGCCAGAATAAATGAAAAGGGTAGAAATGTTACCTGCGGCCACGAGGCGTCGCTCTTTGTTAATTAATAGAGTATGATGTCAAAAATGGACTCGGATTACAGCAGAACGATATCATTATGTATAATATGAACACAGCTGTGAAGTTTACAGCAGGATCTGAAGAACATGGTGCACAATTTAGCGGGAAAAATCAATGCAAATTTAAATCAGGAAGGCAATGGCCTTTTGCATCTCGAGAATTACTGGAATACTACAGGATTGTAATGAAAAAACATTTGCCATGACAGCTCAAGAAGGCCTATATGTGTCAGTGTTGAATTGCTAATTTAATGTTGTGGTAATTAGTTGCTAAAGACATCCTGTCATTTAGAGGAATTTGCAATGCATAGCCCTTCGCTGAATTGGTGTCATGCCTTGGCAAGACCCACAGCAGGGAGTTACAACGTTACTAAAATGTGATAAACACTGAGcttttgtagtagtagtaataataataataataacaataaaaattttatttgtgaaataatctagcttacattatatttttgacattttaaggaAATGTCACAATCCTTTTCCGCTTCATccaaatattccaaatatttcCCAGAGTCATATCCCCATAGAAGAGTGtggaaaaaagattttttttttctatttattcattttaaatattgaacttaaataaataaataatcataaaaatgttttcctGTGCGTTAAAAATGCACCGTGAATTAAAGCTCTACCAGCAGACGCTCGTCGCTCTGATTGGTCCAACTGAAGAAAGCCCCGCCCATAAATATCAAGCCTATTTAAACAGCTCTCTGTCTGCGCATCTCTATGTCCAACACTTGCTGACTGTGGGACTCTTAACCAACAGACTTTACTACCCACCAATGGTTGTTCAAGTGAAACCTCGCAATCGCTACAGCAGCAAAACCATGGAAGGCAACCAGCAGAAAGTGGAGGCTAACATTTTGTTACTTGGAGCTGTAAACGTTGGAAAGTCTGGTAAGTTCTTCAGCAAATGTTGCTTGTGGTCTTTATGCATCTAGCCTGAATTAGAGCAGTAACAATCTGTTCTTCTTCACAGCTCTCACCGTGCGCTTCCTAACCAGGCGCTTCATTGGAGAATATGGAGATATAGGTAAACGACATCACTTACCGATCTTGATCTCCATTGTGTTTTGCAGTAAAATAGCCTTAGTTTTCCTTAAcggtttattttcatttacagaATCAATATACAGCCATACTGACAAGATCGACGGGCGTGATATTTGTTTCAACATATGGGACTCACTTTGCCCGCAGGTAAGCATCTTTTTGCACGTTTCGAGATAAAATAATGATTGAAAGTCATGTTTTGCATGACAATATGGCAAGCTATTTTAACATTACCTTGTATCTATTAAgaacatacattttataaagaaaaagcCATTGTAATAAGTACTTAGAAAAATGAAAACTTCATACTAATAACATTTGGGGGGGTTTGCTAGCAACTAATAAGTACTGGTACCTTACGTGTAGTTGCTTGTATAGCACCAGCAACAATTGAAATGCATGCTTGTGAGAAGTGAATAGAAGCAGGCTAATGCATAAATGTCTTGTTTCAGAATGGAGAGGTGTCCAGATACATCAGCGACAGACAGCTGCAGTGGGCGGACGGTTATATCCTTGTTTACAGCATCTGTGACCGCGCCAGCTTCAACGTGGTGCGGCAACAAGTGCAGTGCATACGGCAAGCCAAGCAAAAACTGGCCAGCACAGCTCAGATCATGATTGTGGGGAATAAGAGAGACCTCCAGCACCGACGTACAGTGTCCAGTGAAGAGGGGCGGCTGCTGGCGCTCTCGACGGACTGTGGGTTTTTTGAGGTCTCCGCTGCCGAGACTTACCACGGTGTTCTGATGGTGTTTCACGAACTGTTTGAGCGTATCAGAGAGGCGAGGGCGCTCAAGAAGGGCCCTGTGGGATTCAAAGGTATCGTGAGGAGCGTGTCCGCAGTATTTGGGAGGAAGCGGACTGAATAGTTTCACATTCCCCCTCAAAGCGGTGGAAGAATCAGGGATAAACACTTTATGAAATCCATATTGGAGCAAAGACTGATTATTGATCTCAACTGGATTTTTGCAAGTTCAAAATCTTACAGGCTGTTCACATAGCAATCATCTGTGCTGTATTTATTGGTTGGAAAGACATCTTTGGCCATTGCATCGCTgtttttatgggggggggggggggcatctgATGTCATGAGTATCGCTACTAAGGCACTAGTCAACGTATTCTTTGTGAACAGTCCATTATTCCTGAATGTCTTAAGAATGTTCAAATTAGATTTAAGTAGAAAAACAGTATTGTGTCTCATTGCTCACTGTTTTTCAGTATATTGTGAACTGTCAGTTCTCTCTTTGTACTACCATCAGTTTTACTGTAGCTAATAAGTGCAATTGGTGGCTCAATCCTTCTTAGTCCCTATGCAATTAAATGAGACTGATTTTAAAATATGGCCTCTAACACATGTGATTAATGAATATTGTAACAATGTAGCATTTCCTTgtgaaaatattcatatttaatttgttttgccTTAGTtaaagacttcttttttttttttagtcgtAAATTTATGTGGTAGAATGTTGCATTTCATAATGATGCCCACTTTTGCCTTGGTTGATCCTTAACTTTGCTGACAATAATGTGGTTTTAAAGTCCTTACTGTTTTATTTGATGCATTGGAGATATAAACTGTCAAACACAGATTGTTGTATATAATGTAAGTGTAAAATCATAAggttatattgttttataataaaacatgagagattttattttctctgttgCTTGTTTAGGTAAGTCCAGTGAGCCATTTAAGTGTGTGACAAACAATACATTTTgtcaaatgcattaaaaagtaataCTAATAGCAGAAATGCAGCCATTCAAATTTGCATGTTGCCTGTGTTTTAGTTTTGGGATTGGCCTCGTTGCTCCCAACTAATAGTTCACTATTCAGACCACTGGCAATTGCATGTTTTActatattatttatgtaaattacTTTACTGTTCCCACAAGAAATATGACTGATCTACACATACATTGTGACTTCAACAAGTgaaaatgtgtataatatataccAGACTGTGGCCAGTGTATTGGCTCATATATCTGAAACCTTAAGCAAGTGCTTATGCAGATTTTCTACATTTCAGGTGATTTGAGGAGGCAAAACAGGACCATTTAGCTGGATTATTTGCAAATTTTACTAAATTGCATAAGGATAAATGAGAGTATGGCTATCTATCTAGGCTCATTCATcagtattttaaaacagaaacaaaagaaatagAAAGGAATCAGAATGAGAAAGTGAAAGGGGCAGATGGGTCTTTCTGACAGTGGGCGCTTTGCGGGGGTTGCCATGCGCACCACAATGACCCTCGTCAGCGAGTAATGACATCAATCACACAGATGTGTCTCTGTCCACATATCGCCTCAGTGACACACCAGGCTGGATTCCTCCCACAGTCATGTGTACGCTAACGTTTACACACAAGCACACGCATGAATATTCATGATGGGCCATGGGGCAGAATAATCTGGcatatttttcatgattttacaGCACAGACAACCATAAAAGGGTCTTTCTCAGGAAACCATGCCATCTTTAACATTTAATGATCTCATCAGAAAAGGTTACAACAGAGTTTTCAGGAAATCATATTTCAACTCCTCGGGCATAAAATACCAGGGCTATAAATGCCACAGACATTGGAAGTTCAACTCAGGaggcacaaaatgaaaattcacctgTAAATGTGTGTTATAGATTTTATTGTGAACCGTGCATATGTGTTTATCCATatatgtgtttctttttttttttttaaagacctaAAATTTAAAGTAATGTCCCCATCCTGTTATGCCTGGAATTTGCATACTTAGAATtgtgaatatgtaaaataatgctgGCCTATTAGTTTTATACTCAATCAAagtttgtaacattttatgtcaATCATCTCAGTGTTTTAGGGTTGAATGTCAGTGCAAAATCTAATATCATAGCAGACTTTGATATTAGCCCGAAAATATAATCTCACCACACaagattaattattttactttgtttcaaGAGCAATGTTTTCTAGTTAAAAATTACTATGGTCACTGATGAACTTCCACAATATTTGAGTTATTATTAAACTTGATGATAGTATCAATTTATACTGATAAAGATCATAAAATGAACCTTTTTAATATTCAACAATagcaaaattgttattttaatcaatttaacatAAGAAAATGGGGATACACAAATGGACTgatattggataaaaaaaaaaaactaatatttaaaaataaaaccaatgctttattttgaaaatagttcaaaattcaattaatttatttgaaaagtcTCTATATCAAGGTCATGTCTGTCTCCTTATTTGCCTTTATGTGAGATAACATCTCGAGGTCTTGCAGAAGCAGGGGAACATGAAGATGTTTCTCCAActctatctttctttctctctttctttgtccTTTTGATGCTCTTCCTAATTTCATTTGAAGAGATAAAGAGTGCCTTCAGGCTTTTGGTGATCTGGTACCTTAGTATACTGTGAGGTGAGTCAGGGACATTGTGGGAACAGACAGGCTGTGAACGGTGCGTACATATGGGATTCTTCACGTACAGATGTGATATATACTCAGTTGCTGCATGTCAAGGGCTCTTCAGTAAGGAAGAGTGTTCAAATTGAGCACAACAGCTACTGCTCATAGAATGTAGAGTCTGTCACCATTTATTTGAGGATGATTCATCATACATGCAACAATCTGAAAGAAACATGATTGCATGAACATCTTCAATTCTAAATGAACAATAAACAAgcaaaaaccaaataaataagcaGTGCACAATGTACAATAGTTTGTGTAAATTGCAACAAACCTGGCCAAGAATACAAAGAGCCAATATTAAAACTCTGATTTTAGGGGAAGATGGGCTGAAGAAATGGGTTCATATAACTGTATAATCATATATAACTATATGCTCATATAACACAACAGGATGCAGAAAAGATGTGTTTAGAGCAGATATTTGATTTGAACTGTTTGATTTAATAAGATTAATGAGATCCGAGAGTACTTTGGGTGACCAGCCACTGATTACAATGAGGCATCATTACTGGATATTGTGCTCCACTATAAAATATCTTACCTAACGATAAAGAGAAAGAACAATATAAATAGATCAAGAAATTATATGTGCATAATTTCCTTTACAGGCTAATGAATAGGCAAAGTAGGATGTGTTTTAAATGTCAGCTTGCCTGAAGGCAAATTATTtgtccccatgaaatcaaaatggaagtTCTTTTTTTGGCTTTTAGCCTTATGGTTATCTTTATGCTGGTGTGCtccaaaacaatgacaaaattcacattttgaaGATATCCACCTAATTTTTCAATAGGGAAGTAAGCTGGGTTTTACAAATGTGTGAAAATGTTCTACTTTTTTATCTGCCTTCTCTCTTTATCTATAGTCGATTAGCTAGTATTCATCCTGTGCACTCACTTAGCGCTCTCTTTTCCCTTTCATTACTAGACACGTCCTTTACCCTTATGGCTGCAAGTTTGCTTCGGGACTCTCAGTGCACCTTTAATCATATCACTTGTTATTTTCCAGGTAGAACTATTGTTCCAACGACTAAAGatagattcacaaataacctgtTTCACTCTCCACTGCTTTGTGTACCAATAAATGCacatgaactagatgaaatgactAGCAATATGTGCAAGTTGTgtcttctctaatacattagaagctgttgcccacGTCAAATTAAataaggttacaaaaaaaaatttactgtGCCATGGAACAACAGTAATACCAattctctcaagaaagaaacttgtaATCTGGAGCGCAAATGGAGAAAACtcacttggaagtttttagaattgcgtgGAAAAACATTATGttcagctatagacaggctctaaaagcTGCTAGGGCCAAGCATATCCataaactcatagaaaataaccaaaacaatcctaggtttttatttagcacagtggctagaatAACAAATAATCAGAATATTCTCTCACAGTTTAGTATTAATGACTTCATAAATTCATTCAccgataaaatagataacatcagaaatacaataacacatGTAGAATCTTCAGGGTCTTGTAATTCAGCTTCATTCATTgcaccccctccccccccccccccccccccaaaaaaattgcAGTGCTTTACGATTAAATTTACTTATCACTGGATCTAAACCAACAACACgtttagatcctgtacccactaaattactgaaagagtttgttacctgtagcagaagagcCACTTCTTAATATTATAAACGTTGTTATCTCTATGTCAGGTCCCAAATCTCTTCAAACTTCAAGATTCTTCAAGCTTtaaaatggtttagatcctacctgtttGACCGttacaatattgtttatttaaaaggagAATCATCTCAACTAATCCTGGTAAAGTATGGAGTGCCTCAAGGATCTGTCTTAGGCCCTCTgctatattcaatatatatatatatgttgcacCTTGGTAAtcattagaaaatatgggattaaacatttttgaaaagtgaaagtgagatGATGTGTAGCCAAGTAGGGTGtcccattctcagaatttgtgttctacatttatcccatccaagttcacacacacagcactgagtactgaacaaacacactcacacaaaccatgagcacacacccagagcagtgggccaCCATTTTTGCTGCAGTATctgaggagcagttgggggtttggtgccttgttcaaaggtctcacctcagtcgtggtattgagggtggaggagAGTGCTTGTCATTCATTCACCCACCTTCACTTTAGACTTTCATGACATTTCTTAGGATGGCATAATTACTCACATAACTGTGTACACGGTGTATAAAATCATGTCCTACACAGTTCTACTTTCTGTCTGAATCAGCTTCTCTCGctgcaaaaagttttttttatgtttgaaccCCATTACACCACTTGGTTTATTGCACATCAAGTCTTGAAATAGTTATGTGCTGCTTCGATCTCCCAGGTGTGACTGTAGGAAACCTATTAACTCATTTACCATTGTCCTTATTTATCAGCATGTCCTTGAAAATGCTGGGCTTGATGATTTATAGTACACTTCTGGCATTCTCTCTGACGCCAGCATCCATTTGTCTGCATACATTGTTATATGCCTGAAGAGTGGTCGCCCACGCAGGACTGAATATGTCCTGGATGGAAGTCCTACCATTGGAATGAACTGCCATGAGCTGTCTGCTGATGTCATTCAGTGTGGTGTGGAGGTGGGGGTGGAATGGTGTTCTCCTGTGCTGCACTATGGATAAGGTCAGTTTATCCGGTAGATGACATGTTCTCCTGCCAAGTTCTTCACTAGAAATGTAAGCATCAATATGCTCAAAACACACCTGACCTCACTGTCCTCAAGGTCCAGTTCAGTTGTGTCATGTCCAGGTATTGTGGCTGTCATACAATATCAAAAGCAGCTTAGTTGTGATATGAAATAAAACGCTATTTGGCTATTTAAAAATGGTTGGTGCTGCTCAATATGTCCCGCCctgtcttcctgtttcagttaaaattacatcaacacataaaacacagagagtttcaaggcacttcagtgaacatttaatttaatttacagtgtccttgttaagttacatgtacttaatatattacttaaagtatattatgcataattgcatgcaatAACCCTAAACCAAATCCTTATCTGACCCTAACCCATTAGTTAGAACATGTTGTTAATCAATAATACTTAAACGTACAATTGCACTGTAATAAGGacactataaaataaagtttatcaaAACCTTCACTTGCAGATCATATTAATGGAATAAAAAGGTCACTTAAGTGCACTTAAGTAGAGTtctcttttttatgatttttacatACACTTTGAAATAATGTTAAACTAATTGCAACTACATTATAAAT belongs to Carassius auratus strain Wakin linkage group LG44F, ASM336829v1, whole genome shotgun sequence and includes:
- the thap7 gene encoding THAP domain-containing protein 7 produces the protein MPRHCSAVGCKSRDTKDIRKSGITFHRLPKKGNPRRTAWIINSHRKGPEGKGQWDPQSGFIYFCSKHFTPDSFELSGVSGYRRLKDDAIPTVFENQSQERGAAAKCATKRRGRPRNVDKDISLKNSTNNEASENQEIFNRETVVQKVAENECEDGEGEDKHGQPPSEAPQTSEETSVDDQPPAPSSPQPPPRPPSPSCYMRRLPPPPGFYLPKEHNYAQLCPLVWRRRYDKAIDSLEKALRLLSAARRRENRLRHALLRLRENRLRSTLFRTRDGAKGKEARGGRCSSWAAQKGQGATVERGRNLEALEESAADEIDLLAEGWTGQVQTKGKVTGEEEEGCCFYCGRDNEGNKVSVMYKEATAGPDEALGSHTRRKPNRIQEIKRKAKVLKEQKSETSTTDVAPVEQQSYYLYYCESAENEDMMQVVTMELPPHQLSTEQETSLVLHNNAEAIQQLALLHPQTEMQTAPGSGPVQYSTSLQETSAPFQLQQLQVLEPHQGLLLSDLATKEKSGTEQEQQFFWVQEGTDDHVLLMPVPAEARESNGVDVETVIETVQPQVILERYQSKDTEERDGLAVKCDSTVLTAMAWENGPLTHQSDLRPTADVRERLKEHLEGFQLQLSSEFID
- the LOC113068258 gene encoding ras-related and estrogen-regulated growth inhibitor-like protein yields the protein MVVQVKPRNRYSSKTMEGNQQKVEANILLLGAVNVGKSALTVRFLTRRFIGEYGDIESIYSHTDKIDGRDICFNIWDSLCPQNGEVSRYISDRQLQWADGYILVYSICDRASFNVVRQQVQCIRQAKQKLASTAQIMIVGNKRDLQHRRTVSSEEGRLLALSTDCGFFEVSAAETYHGVLMVFHELFERIREARALKKGPVGFKGIVRSVSAVFGRKRTE